GCAGGCGGTCTCGGCCCTCGCCGAGCTGCACGCGCTCGACTGGCGCGCCGGCCTGTCGGACTGGGACGAGATCCAGTCGGTCGCCGACCAAGTGGCCTTCTGGCGGCGGTTCCTGCCTCGCCACCCGGATCCCGCGTGGACCGAACTGGGCGAGCGCCTCGCCGACCGGCTTCTCGAGGCCGACCCCGGCGGTCATCGCACCGGCCTCTTCCACGGCGACTACCAGACCCACAACATCCTCTACGACGAGGCGGACGGCCGGCTCGTGGCAGTCATCGACTGGGAGATCGCGGGGCTCGGGCCCGTGGGCCTCGACGTCGGCTGGCTGGCGATGATGGTCGACCCCGCCTGCTGGCACGAGGAGCGGTCCGCGGTCGCGCTCGTCCGCGAGGAGCCCGACCGGATCCGCCGTTGGTACGAGGAGGACAGCGGGCAGCCGCTGGAGCACTTCGACTACTACCAGGCGCTCGCCTGCTACCGGTACGGCGCGATCACCGGCTTCAACCTGTACCTGCACCGGAGCGGCCGACGCGTCGACGAGAGCAACGAGCTCACGGGTCCCGCGGCCCCCGCCCTGTTCCGGGCGGGCCTCCGACTCCTGTCCTGACCGCCCTGCAACCCCTGCGCACTCAGGCGGGCTCCTGCCCGTCCCCACACTGAAGAAGGATCTGCCATGGAGAACACCAGCGGTCGGGGCACGTCCCGACGCATCAGCACCTTGTCCCGCTCGGTCGAGGACCGTCGCGCCATCGTGACCGGCGCGGCCAGCGGCATGGGACGGGCGACCGCCCACCTCTTCGCCGACGAGGGCGCACGCGTGGTCGTCGCCGACCTCGGCGAGGACCGGGTCGCCGCCGTGGTCGGGGAGATCAACGAGGTCCACGGCGAGAAGGCCGCGCTCGGGGTCGTCTGCGACGTCGCAGAGCGCGCGCAGCTGGTGAACCTCGTCGAGCGCACCGTCGAGTGGGCGGGCGGTATCGACATCCTCGTCAACAACGCCGGCATCTCGGTCCCGAACGACTCCTTCCAGGAAGAGGACGAGTTCGAGGCGGTCTGGGCGCACACCATGGACGTCAACGTGACTTCCCAGGCACGCCTTGTGCGGTATGCGCTGCCGTACCTGCTGGCGGCCGGGGGCGGGCGGATCGTCAACATCGCCTCCACCGAGGCGATCATGAGCATGGCGGGCCTGATGAGCTACTCGGCGAGCAAGGCCGGGGTCACCGGCCTCACCAAGAGCCTCGCGGTCGAGCTCGGCTCCCGCGACGTCACGGTGAACTGCATCTGCCCCGGTCCGATCCGGACGGCCATGACCGAGCGGTTCCCAGACGAGAAGAAGGAGGTCTACGCCCGCCGGCGGGTGCCGGTGCGGCGCTACGGGATCCCCGAGGAGGTGGCGCAGATGACGCTCAACCTCTGCCTGCCCGCGTCGAGCTACGTCAACGGCGTGGTCATCCCGGTCGACGGCGGCCTGACCATCCGGCACATCTGAGACGGGAGACCGACACACATGTTCGAGAACACCGCACGCTCCCAGAAGCTCGCATCCGAGCTGACCTGCTTCATGGAGGAGCACGTCTACCCCGCCGAGGCGGCATTTGAGCAGCAGGTCGCCGAAGGGGGCGAGTCCCGCCCGCAGCCCCCGGTGCTGGAGGAGTTGAAGGCCGAGGCGCGCCGCCGGGGTCTGTGGAACTTCTTCCTGCCGCACAAGGAGGAGGGGCACTACCCTCTCACCAACAGCGAGTACGCCCCGCTGGCGGAGATCACCGGGCGCAGCATCGGGCTCGCCCCGGAGGCGCTGAACTGCGCGGCGCCCGACACCGGCAACATGGAGCTGCTCTCCATGTTCGGCACCCCGGAGCAGAAGGAGCAGTGGCTCACGCCGCTGATGGCCGGCGAGATCCGCTCCTCCTACGTGATGACCGAGCCGCAAGTCGCTTCCTCCGACGCGAGCAACATCGAGACCTCGATCGTGCGCGACGGCGCGGAGTGGGTCGTCAACGGTCGCAAGTGGTGGATCTCCGGGGCCAACCGCGACCGCTGCAGGCTGCTCATCGTCATGGGGATCTCCGACGACAGCCCGGACGCCGACCGGCACCGTCGTCACACCATGGTCCTGGTGCCGATCGACACCCCGGGGGTGACCATCGAGCGGGACCTCTCGGTCATGGGCTACAACCCTTTCGAGAGCCACGTGGAGATGACCTTCGAGGACGTCCGCGTACCGGCGGCCAATCTGCTCGGCGACGTGGGCGCGGGGTTCGCGATGTCGCAGGCCAGGCTGGGGCCCGGAAGGATCCACCACTGCATGCGGCTGATCGGTGCCGCCGAGCGGGCGCTGGAGCTGATGATCCACCGCGCGGAGAACCGCACGGCCTTCGGCTCGCGGCTGGTCGACCAGGGCGTCATCCGCGAGTGGATCGCCGACTCGCGGATCGAGATCGACCAGGCCCGCCTCTACACCCAGTACGCCGCGCACCTCATGGACACCGTCGGCAACAAGGAGGCGGCGAGCCAGATCTCCGGAATCAAGGTGGTGGTTCCCAGCATGGCCGCCCGGGTGATCGACCGCGCCATCCAGGCGCACGGCGGCGGCGGGCTCAGCCAGGACTTCCCGCTGGCACGGATGTGGGTGGAGACGCGGATCATTCGGATCGCCGACGGCCCGGACGAGGTGCACCGACGTGCGGTCGCCCGCACGGAGCTCAAGAAGCTAGCGGCGGTGTGCGACCCCGCTCCGAGCGGTCTCCAGGCGCACCTGCGGCACCGGTCGTGAAGGGCCGGGGGAGCATGTCCACATCGGCGGTGGTCCACCCGCTGGTGGGCCGGGAGTACCCACCCGTCTGCCGGCGGTACGACGCCCGCGACGTCTGCCTCTACGCCCTCGGCGTCGGTACCGGGGAGGAGTCGCCGCACCTCGTCTTCGAGGGGCACCGGGACTTCGCTGCCCTGCCCACCTTCCCGCTGGTGCTCCCCTTCCCCGACGTGCTGGGGATGGGGCTGCCCGACGGCTCCACCCTCGACGACGTGCTGCATGGCGAGCAGTCGCTGGTCCTGCGGGCGCCCGTGCCGGTGGCCGGCGAGGCGGTCTCCCGCTGCCGCGTCGTCGCCGCACGCGACAAGGGTGCGGCCGCCCTCTTCGACGTCGAGGCGCGGATCGAGGTGGACGGCGTCCACGTCGCCACGGCGACGTACTCCACCTTCGTCAGGGGCGCGGGCGGGTGGGGCGGCGAGCGGGGGAGCCCGCGGCCCGACCCCGAGCCCACCGGCGAGCCCGACCTCGTGCTCGAGCACGAGGTGTCGGCGAACCAGGCGCTCGTCTACCGGCTCAGCGGCGACTCGAACCCGCTCCACGCCGACGTGGAGACGGCCCGCCGGGCCGGCCACGAGCGCCCGATCCTGCACGGGCTGAGCACGGTCGGCACCGCCGTCCGCCTCGCCCTGGAGTCCACCGGCGGCCGGCTGGAGCGGATGACCGCCCGGTTCACCGGACCCGTGCTCCCAGGGGAACGGATCCGGGTCTCGCTCTGGACCGACGGCCCCGCCTCCTGGTTGGGCCGCGTCGACGTGGTCGGTCGGGAGGGCCCCGCCGTCGCGCCCCTGTCCCTCGTCCTCACCAGCCCGTAGGAAGGTCCGCCATGTCCCTGCCCAAGTCCCTCACTCGCCCCCAGTCCGGTCCCCGTCCAGCCTCGCGCGGGACGTTCCGGAGGCTGGCGACTGCTACCGGGACCGTCCTGCTGCTCGCCGGATGCGGCGGCTCCGGAGAGGGGGAGGAGGGCGGCACCCTGCTGTGGGTCAGCTCCTTCGTGACCCAGGAACACCCGTACTCCCAGGGCTTCGAGGCCTGGATGGATGCCGTCACCGAGGCCACCGACGGGGAAGTCACGTTCGAGACCTCCTACAACGGGGCCCTGTGCCAGTCGGCGGAGTCGCTGGACTGCGCCGGTTCGCGGACGGCCGACATCTCGATGATCGCCGCCGCCTATACCCCCGAGATCGTGCTGGCCAACATCGGCGGGGTGGCCTTCCAGAGCGGGGACCCCCAGGCCGTCGGCGACGCGATGAACGCTCTGTACGCCAAGGAGGAGGCATTCCAGGCAGAGTACGCAGACCGCGGCGTGCGCATGCTCTACGCGTTCGGGGACTCCAAGCCGGTCATCGCCACCACCACGGAGGTCGACTCCCTCGGGGCCCTCGATGGCCTGACCGCGCGCACAGGGGGCGCGATGAGCACTGGGGTGGTGCCCCTCGGCATCAAGCCCGTGGCCATCGCCCCCGAGGAGATCTACGAGAGCATGGAGCGCGGGGTGGTCGACGCGTCCGTGCTTCCGGTCCCGAGCCAGGTGGACTATCGCCTGCAGGAGGTCGCGCCCCACTTCTACGACATCGGCGCCTTCACTGGCGTCTACTCCACGCTCGCCCACGTGATCAGCACCGACACCTGGGAGTCGCTCCCCGCCGACGTGCAGGAGGCGATGACCGCCGCGAGCGAGGAGATCGCGGGGGCGTTCCAGGCGCGGTTCGTGGTGCCCGACATCGAACGGGGGTGCGGCCTGCTGGCCGACGCCGGGCGCGAGCTGCAGGAGATCGGGCCCGTCGAGGCCGGCGAGGCCTGGGCAGCCGAGGGGGCGTCACAGCAGCGCGACGACTGGATCGAGCTCGCCACCGAGTCCGGGGTCGACGACCCGGAGGCCTACTTCGACCGCTACGTCGCGGCGCTGGAGTCCGCGGAGGCGACCGGGGAAGGGACCCCGGAGAACCACGAGATCTGCGCCGGCACAGCCGGCTGAGGAAGGGACACCAGGATGCGTCACGAGACCATCGAGTGGCAGGTCGAGGGCGGGGTCGGCACCATCACGATGAACCGCCCCGGCCGCCGGAACGCCATGACCACGCAGATGTTGCGGGAGCTCCACGAGCTGCTGCACGAGGTCGCCGAGGACGAGACGCTCGCGGTCCTGGTGCTCACCGGGGCCGGCGACTGGTTCTGCCCCGGTGCCGACATCGAGCACCAGGTGGAGC
The window above is part of the Nocardioides campestrisoli genome. Proteins encoded here:
- a CDS encoding SDR family NAD(P)-dependent oxidoreductase, whose protein sequence is MENTSGRGTSRRISTLSRSVEDRRAIVTGAASGMGRATAHLFADEGARVVVADLGEDRVAAVVGEINEVHGEKAALGVVCDVAERAQLVNLVERTVEWAGGIDILVNNAGISVPNDSFQEEDEFEAVWAHTMDVNVTSQARLVRYALPYLLAAGGGRIVNIASTEAIMSMAGLMSYSASKAGVTGLTKSLAVELGSRDVTVNCICPGPIRTAMTERFPDEKKEVYARRRVPVRRYGIPEEVAQMTLNLCLPASSYVNGVVIPVDGGLTIRHI
- a CDS encoding MaoC/PaaZ C-terminal domain-containing protein: MSTSAVVHPLVGREYPPVCRRYDARDVCLYALGVGTGEESPHLVFEGHRDFAALPTFPLVLPFPDVLGMGLPDGSTLDDVLHGEQSLVLRAPVPVAGEAVSRCRVVAARDKGAAALFDVEARIEVDGVHVATATYSTFVRGAGGWGGERGSPRPDPEPTGEPDLVLEHEVSANQALVYRLSGDSNPLHADVETARRAGHERPILHGLSTVGTAVRLALESTGGRLERMTARFTGPVLPGERIRVSLWTDGPASWLGRVDVVGREGPAVAPLSLVLTSP
- the dctP gene encoding TRAP transporter substrate-binding protein DctP, whose translation is MSLPKSLTRPQSGPRPASRGTFRRLATATGTVLLLAGCGGSGEGEEGGTLLWVSSFVTQEHPYSQGFEAWMDAVTEATDGEVTFETSYNGALCQSAESLDCAGSRTADISMIAAAYTPEIVLANIGGVAFQSGDPQAVGDAMNALYAKEEAFQAEYADRGVRMLYAFGDSKPVIATTTEVDSLGALDGLTARTGGAMSTGVVPLGIKPVAIAPEEIYESMERGVVDASVLPVPSQVDYRLQEVAPHFYDIGAFTGVYSTLAHVISTDTWESLPADVQEAMTAASEEIAGAFQARFVVPDIERGCGLLADAGRELQEIGPVEAGEAWAAEGASQQRDDWIELATESGVDDPEAYFDRYVAALESAEATGEGTPENHEICAGTAG
- a CDS encoding phosphotransferase family protein produces the protein MSTLTSAPTAGEMAGRLRTWATAHVPGAAEVTDVGPMPGNAGLSFGCDVLDAGGSVLTSLVVRLAPPGVRRQGNTDVLRQVPLLRTLQAGGIPVAPLLWSTDDPRWFGTDAIVQERLRAKHLPMHDPTSGALPADGDTTPYLRQAVSALAELHALDWRAGLSDWDEIQSVADQVAFWRRFLPRHPDPAWTELGERLADRLLEADPGGHRTGLFHGDYQTHNILYDEADGRLVAVIDWEIAGLGPVGLDVGWLAMMVDPACWHEERSAVALVREEPDRIRRWYEEDSGQPLEHFDYYQALACYRYGAITGFNLYLHRSGRRVDESNELTGPAAPALFRAGLRLLS
- a CDS encoding acyl-CoA dehydrogenase family protein — its product is MFENTARSQKLASELTCFMEEHVYPAEAAFEQQVAEGGESRPQPPVLEELKAEARRRGLWNFFLPHKEEGHYPLTNSEYAPLAEITGRSIGLAPEALNCAAPDTGNMELLSMFGTPEQKEQWLTPLMAGEIRSSYVMTEPQVASSDASNIETSIVRDGAEWVVNGRKWWISGANRDRCRLLIVMGISDDSPDADRHRRHTMVLVPIDTPGVTIERDLSVMGYNPFESHVEMTFEDVRVPAANLLGDVGAGFAMSQARLGPGRIHHCMRLIGAAERALELMIHRAENRTAFGSRLVDQGVIREWIADSRIEIDQARLYTQYAAHLMDTVGNKEAASQISGIKVVVPSMAARVIDRAIQAHGGGGLSQDFPLARMWVETRIIRIADGPDEVHRRAVARTELKKLAAVCDPAPSGLQAHLRHRS